In a genomic window of Erinaceus europaeus chromosome 12, mEriEur2.1, whole genome shotgun sequence:
- the LOC103120624 gene encoding keratin-associated protein 4-7: MVSSCCGSVCSEQGCCQPSCCQATCCQTTCCRTTCCRPSCCVSSCCRPQCCQSVCCQPCCRPSCCISSCCRPSGCGSSCCQPCCHPSCCISSCCRPSGCGSSCCGSSCCQPCCRPCCRPCCCLRPVCGQVSCHSTCYRPTCVISTCPRPMCCAIPCC, from the coding sequence ATGGTCAGCTCCTGTTGTGGCTCTGTCTGCTCTGAGCAGGGCTGCTGCCAGCCCAGCTGCTGCCAGGCAACCTGCTGCCAAACCACCTGCTGCAGAACCACCTGCTGCCGCCCCAGCTGCTGTGTGTCCAGCTGCTGCAGACCCCAGTGCTGTCAGTCAGTGTGCTGCCAGCCTTGCTGCCGCCCCTCCTGCTGCATCTCTAGCTGCTGTCGTCCCTCTGGCTGTGGCTCCAGCTGCTGCCAGCCCTGCTGCCACCCCTCCTGCTGCATCTCTAGCTGCTGTCGTCCCTCTGGCTGTGGCTCCAGTTGCTGTGGCTCCAGCTGCTGCCAGCCTTGCTGCCGGCCCTGCTGCCGGCCCTGCTGCTGCCTGCGCCCAGTGTGTGGCCAGGTCTCCTGCCACTCCACTTGCTACCGCCCCACCTGTGTCATTTCCACCTGCCCCCGTCCCATGTGCTGTGCCATCCCTTGCTGCTGA